A stretch of DNA from Thermococcus sp.:
GCCGTGGGAGAGAAGAAAAGCCGAGTTGAGGAACCTGCAGAGGACGTCTATCCTCCCGCTCGTGCCGGGCAAATCGCTAAGCTTGAAGTCTGGAGCGGTTCTGGCCTTGTTTGCCTTTATTATGAAAGTTCTCACCTCAGCCCCTCCCGTGCCTCTCGTACCATCCCCACTCCTTTTTCGGACCGAATGCTCTCACGCCCTTTTTGGCGAGGGTTATTCTCAGCTCCTTCGCAATCTCGTGGGTTATCTCTCCCCTCTCCTCCATCCAGTTTATTATCTCAAGGGCCTCCTCATCGGTCTCGCATCTCCGGAGGAAGTCTATGATGGTTGGCTCGTAGCCAGCAAAGTTTCTAGGCTCTGCTTCCCTTTCCCCCTCCTCCTCGTCCATTCTGAAGGCATCTATGGGTATTCCCTCGCCTTCCAGCTCCCTTGCCAGAGCCGGAAAGCGTCTCTCGAACTCCTCCCTGTCGTACTCCTGCCATGCAAAATCATCAACAGGTTTCTTCTTCCTACCGTCCATATCCACACCGATTGTCGTTGACAGGTGAGGCTTATAAACTCAACTCCCAACGGGGAAACATGAAGGGCTCGTATTTTCTCGTCATAAAGCTCGAGGAGGAAAAAACCATCAGAACCAAAGGGAAAACATTTGAGCTTTTGCCTGGCTACTACGTTTACGTTGGCTCCGCCATGAACTCGCTCGAAAAGAGGGTCAGGAGGCACTTCTCGCGAGAAAAGAAACTCCACTGGCACATCGACTACCTTTTAAAGGAGGCCAGGCTTTTGAGGGCCTACCTGATTCCCAGCGAGGAAAGGCTTGAGGAAACGCTCTCCGTCGAGGTCTCGAAGCACGGGAAACCCGTCCCGGGCTTCGGTGCAGGCGACGTTAAGGTCAATACAAACCTCTATCACTTCAATGAAGAGCCGGATGGAATTCTCGTTGGCATTCTCAAAAACCTCGGCCTGAGCTGGAAAACCGTTAAAAGAGCGGAAGAGATAGGTAAATAAGGTGAGAAAATTGGGAACTGTAGTCGAGGCCATCTACGATGGAGAAACGTTCAGGCCCGTGAGAAAAGTCAAACTTCCAAAGGGGACAAAGGTAAAGGTTATCATCGGTGAGACCCTATTGGACCTTATGGAAGAAATTGAGGGGATAAAGGTCAATGCAAACATTGAGGAAGTGCTTGAAGATGTCAGGGGGCGAAAAAGGGTTCGTTATTGATACCAACGTAATCATCGGGGCTTTCTTTTATGGTTCGGAGTATCCCCAGCTCAAACATTCCAGGGACGTGCTTTCCAAATGCAGACTTGCACTTAGACTGGCCTTCAAAAGAAACTTGGCCGTGCCGATGGTAGCGGTAGTTGAGGTAATCAGTGTTACGAAGAGAATCAGTGGAGACAGTGAACTGGCAATCCGCCTTGGAAATGCCCTGGAAAATTCTGCGGAGATTGTTCCAGAGGATGTTATCTATCCGCTTGCCAAGAAAATCGCATCCGAGGTTTCTCCCTCGGGTTTTGACACATACTTTCTCGCACTGGCAAAAAGCAGAGGATATAAACTGATAACCCGAGATAAATCACTCTGCAATCATGCTCGCGAGGAAAACGTCGAATGCCTTCTGATAGATGATTCCCTTACCGAAAAGGAAATAGAAGCGTTTATGGGGGTGTAAGAATGCTTGAGATTGGAAGGGTCGAACGCTACATCCATGATAGGCTCAAAGATGGAAAACTCCACTTCGTTCTACTAGACCCGGACGACGTTCCGCCGGAAACGGCCGGAAAGATAGCCAAGATGAGCGAGGAAATAGGCGTTGATGCCATAATGGTCGGCGGTTCCACAGGGGCGGAGGGAGAAGTTCTTGACGACGTTGTGAAGGCGATAAAAGAGAACTCAAGCCTTCCGGTGATACTCTTCCCGGGTTCCCACGGGGGGATAAGCAGGTATGCAGATGCTATATTTTTCATGAGCCTCCTCAACTCAAGAAACCCGTTCTTCATAACCGGCGCTCAGGCTCTTGGGGCTTTCCAGGTGAAGCGCTATAACCTGGAGCCCATTCCAATGGCATACCTCATAATCGAGCCCGGGGAAACCGTCGGCTGGGTCGGAGATGCCAAGCCAATCCCGAGGCACAAGCCAAAGATAGCGGCCGCTTACGCCCTTGCCGGCCAGTACCTCGGAATGAGGCTCGTTTACCTTGAGGCCGGAAGCGGAGCAGAAAAGCCCGTTCCTCCTGAGATGATTTCCCTCGTGAAAAAAGTCATAGACGTGCCCCTTATAGTTGGCGGTGGCATAAGAACCGGGGAGCAGGCGAGAAGAGCCGTCGAGGCCGGTGCCGATATAGTTGTTACGGGGACGGCCATAGAAAAGGCCGGTTCCATAGAAAAAGCACGGAAAAAGCTTGAAGAGCTCAACACGGGAATCAAAGGTTAGTTTTTAACTTTCGTGGTTGAACCATAACTTTTTTATAAGCTTTTGGCCAGCCTAAATCGTCAGTATCCCAGAGAATCCAGAAGGGAGGTGATTGCAATGGGAGGTGGAGACGATGACGGTGGTAAAGAGTGCAATGGGAACCTCAAGAACGCTCAGGGGCAAGCTCGGGGACGCGTTTCTGCTATCGTTTCCGGCCCTGTTCCTGTGCCTGATATTTGACTTTGTGGGCGGTGCCGTTCTCGGTAAGAACTGGGACACTATAATGAGCTACTTTCCGATTCTCGTCTTCATAATGCCAGGCCTCATGGATTTGCGCGGAAACATATTCTCTGCTCTGGCATCTCGTTTCACAACAAAGCTGAACCTTGGTCTTATTGAGAACGTCAGGGACTCCGAGGTAACGACGCAGATAGTTATGGCGATTCTGAGCAGTAAAATACCCCTGATAGTGCTCTGGGTCGTCGGCCTGTTCCTTGTCCATAACCTTGTCCAGGACGTTATAGTCTTGCTTATGGTAATCGCCTCTGCGATATTCATCGGTGTTATACTCGGCTATGGGACGGCCATTATTACAATAATCCCCTTTAAGAAGGGTTATGACCCGGATTTAATAGCCGCGCCCCTGATAAGTTCCCTGGCGGATTTGATAACGATGCCGACGATGGTTTACTTTGCACTGCTCTACCTCCATCACGAGGATGCCTTCTACGTCCTGTCATTTACAATGCTGGCCATTCTCATCGCGCTGGCCTTTAAGGCCAAATTCCAGAAGGAACACAAGAGGGCCTTCGGAGAGCTCGCCGCCATAATCGGGGCAATGGCCCTCATCGAGACCGTAACGGGCGGGCTCCTCGTTAAATACGAAAAGATAATCAACGCCGTGATAATCGTCAGCGTCATGTGGCCGAGCGTAAATGATAGTATGGGCAACTTTGGTTCGATAATAGCCGCAAAGGTGTCAACAAAAATACACCTTGAGGGTGTGGAAGCCGTTAAGAGCAGGGAAACCCTCTACGATTTCATCTCTCTCCTGATTCTGGCCCCGATAATAGGCTATTTGACTAATCTAATCTCGATGTGGGTAGTTGTCCATTACATCCACAGACCGGCAAGAATCCTCTGGAACTTCGTCCTCGGATTTCCCTTTGTAATCCTGGTTGCGATGCTTATCGGGTTGGTCGTTGCGATACTTGCCGACAAATACAACTGGGACCCGGACAACGTGGCTATTCCTGTAGTCACGACTCTCAGCGACGTCATAGGGACGATGTTCCTCGTCTGGGTTGCATTAAGCGTGATATAAAAAAGAATCAAGCCTCTGAAAGAACTCTAAAGGACACCTTTCCGTTTTTTACAACTCTCTTAAGCTCCTTAATTAGGCCCTTACCACCAACGAGCTCCATCCTGACCTCAGACATGCCCGTTGCATCAGGTGGGAGGAAGTGTATGTCCCTAACCCTGCCGGAAATCTTGGACAAAAGACGGCCCAATACAACTCCCCTCTCACGATAGGGGAGTTTAATGTTAACTTCAAGTATCTGCATGCCTATCACCGTTTTATTCTTTGAAAGAAGTCCTATAAAACCTTTTTCATGAGTGGGAATTATTGGTCTTCGCCAGATATATTCCCGGGGGTTATCAGAGTCCCGGTGGGTTTTTATCCTGACGCCTCAGACGTATTCCTGGTGATTGCCGTGAGGGCCTTCATTTCCCTCGACCTCGAGGGCCTTCCCCATATTGTCAGCAGGGAGCATCTCTTCGTGAAGGGTGCCCTCTACGCTGAAGCCAGAAAGATAGCGACTGAAATCGTGAAAGTCGTCGCCGAAACCCTGCACCATGAAGAAGGGGTTGAAGAGGTAGTCATAGCCGACAGCCACGGGCCGATGGTTAACTTAATCGTGGAGGACACACCTGGTTACGTTAAAGTCGTGAGGGGATTTCCAAGGCCACTGAGCATGGTCGCTGGAGCCAAGGGCTCGGATTTCGCGATTTTTCTTGGTTATCACGCCAAGGCCGGAAGCGAAAAAGCCACCTTTGACCACACCTACAGCAGTGCCTCGATTGACAAACTTGAGATAAACGGAATTGAAGTGAGTGAGACGCTTCTCAACGCCTACCTCCTCGGCGAGTGGGGCGTTCCTGTTGCGATGGTGGCTGGGGACAAGAGCCTAATCGAGACCGACGTTAAAGAACATCTCCCCTGGGCCGTTGGAATCGCTTTAAAGGAAAGTTTTGGGCGTTACTCTGCCATGAGTCCCGGGATTGAGGGAATCCGGGAGCTCCTCCGCGAGGGAACGGTTGAGGCCTTTGAACGCTTCAAACGGGGAGAGCTCAAACCCCTTAAAACAGAAACGCCCGTTGAAGTCAAGCTACGCTTCCTTAACAGCGCCTACGCGGAGATAGCCGAGCTGTTGCCCTTCGTGGAGAGGCTCGGTGGAAAGACAGTTCGCTTTAGTGCCAAAAGCGTTGAAGAAGCCTACAGAACTATCGAGATCCTGATATTTGCCTCGGCCGGGGTTAATTCAATAGTGAACCGCTAACGATTTAAGCCCAAACTCCAAACCCCTAACGCCCCCGGGAAACCGCGGGGGATGAGCGTCTCGGCGAGCTGTGAGTCCCCTTCGCTCCCCGGGGGCACAGCTTTTCGTTTCAAATTAATAATTGAAAACAATGCCATCAATTTTTGTAGACAGATAGACATAATAGTACCTCCAAGTTAACAAATAGACTTAACATATACAATTCTGTCAAATGTACTTCCTTTCGAAGACCTTATATTCCCCACTCCGAAAAATCTTCGAGGTGATATTTCATGGAAACTAAGGGCGGTTACTGGGGAAAAATCCTAAGGGTTAACCTGACTACCGGAGAGATTAAAGTTGAACCCCTGCCGGAACACTTTCCCAGAAAATACCTTGGCGGAGTTGGTTTTGGAACCCGGGTTCTTTACGACGAGGTTCCCGCCAAGGCGGACCCGCTCGGCAAAGAGAACAAGATGATTATAACCCCAGGTCTCTTCGTTGGGACTGGAATAGGAACAGGTTCAAAGACTGCTTTCAACTTCAAGAGTCCGCTTACCGGCGGTTACGGAAGGGCGATGGCCGGCGCCAAGATGGGCGAGGAACTGAAGAAGGCCGGCTACGACATGCTCATCATCGAGGGCAAGAGCGAGGAACCCGTTCTGCTCATCATCAAAGACGATGAGGTAAAACTCGTTCCCGCTGAGGGCTACTGGGGACTCACAATAGGGGAGGCCAGAAAGAAGGCCAAGGAGGAGTATCCGGGATTCGCAACAGCGTTCATAGGCCCTGCCGGAGAGAACCTGAGTTTAATCTCAATCATCGACACCGACGAAAGGCAGGCCGCCAGAGGTGGGCCCGGAGCCGTCCTTGGAAGCAAGAAGCTCAAGGGAATCCTCGTCAAGGGAACCAAGAAGATACCAATAGCCGAACCGGAAAAACTCCGCGAGCTCATAAAGAAGTG
This window harbors:
- a CDS encoding M55 family metallopeptidase encodes the protein MRAFISLDLEGLPHIVSREHLFVKGALYAEARKIATEIVKVVAETLHHEEGVEEVVIADSHGPMVNLIVEDTPGYVKVVRGFPRPLSMVAGAKGSDFAIFLGYHAKAGSEKATFDHTYSSASIDKLEINGIEVSETLLNAYLLGEWGVPVAMVAGDKSLIETDVKEHLPWAVGIALKESFGRYSAMSPGIEGIRELLREGTVEAFERFKRGELKPLKTETPVEVKLRFLNSAYAEIAELLPFVERLGGKTVRFSAKSVEEAYRTIEILIFASAGVNSIVNR
- a CDS encoding DUF123 domain-containing protein, which gives rise to MKGSYFLVIKLEEEKTIRTKGKTFELLPGYYVYVGSAMNSLEKRVRRHFSREKKLHWHIDYLLKEARLLRAYLIPSEERLEETLSVEVSKHGKPVPGFGAGDVKVNTNLYHFNEEPDGILVGILKNLGLSWKTVKRAEEIGK
- a CDS encoding magnesium transporter, translating into MTVVKSAMGTSRTLRGKLGDAFLLSFPALFLCLIFDFVGGAVLGKNWDTIMSYFPILVFIMPGLMDLRGNIFSALASRFTTKLNLGLIENVRDSEVTTQIVMAILSSKIPLIVLWVVGLFLVHNLVQDVIVLLMVIASAIFIGVILGYGTAIITIIPFKKGYDPDLIAAPLISSLADLITMPTMVYFALLYLHHEDAFYVLSFTMLAILIALAFKAKFQKEHKRAFGELAAIIGAMALIETVTGGLLVKYEKIINAVIIVSVMWPSVNDSMGNFGSIIAAKVSTKIHLEGVEAVKSRETLYDFISLLILAPIIGYLTNLISMWVVVHYIHRPARILWNFVLGFPFVILVAMLIGLVVAILADKYNWDPDNVAIPVVTTLSDVIGTMFLVWVALSVI
- a CDS encoding geranylgeranylglyceryl/heptaprenylglyceryl phosphate synthase, which translates into the protein MLEIGRVERYIHDRLKDGKLHFVLLDPDDVPPETAGKIAKMSEEIGVDAIMVGGSTGAEGEVLDDVVKAIKENSSLPVILFPGSHGGISRYADAIFFMSLLNSRNPFFITGAQALGAFQVKRYNLEPIPMAYLIIEPGETVGWVGDAKPIPRHKPKIAAAYALAGQYLGMRLVYLEAGSGAEKPVPPEMISLVKKVIDVPLIVGGGIRTGEQARRAVEAGADIVVTGTAIEKAGSIEKARKKLEELNTGIKG
- a CDS encoding DUF2095 family protein translates to MDGRKKKPVDDFAWQEYDREEFERRFPALARELEGEGIPIDAFRMDEEEGEREAEPRNFAGYEPTIIDFLRRCETDEEALEIINWMEERGEITHEIAKELRITLAKKGVRAFGPKKEWGWYERHGRG
- a CDS encoding type II toxin-antitoxin system VapC family toxin translates to MSGGEKGFVIDTNVIIGAFFYGSEYPQLKHSRDVLSKCRLALRLAFKRNLAVPMVAVVEVISVTKRISGDSELAIRLGNALENSAEIVPEDVIYPLAKKIASEVSPSGFDTYFLALAKSRGYKLITRDKSLCNHAREENVECLLIDDSLTEKEIEAFMGV
- a CDS encoding antitoxin family protein — its product is MRKLGTVVEAIYDGETFRPVRKVKLPKGTKVKVIIGETLLDLMEEIEGIKVNANIEEVLEDVRGRKRVRY